One genomic window of Candidatus Zymogenaceae bacterium includes the following:
- a CDS encoding Rieske (2Fe-2S) protein, with translation MTEHKKPDDITRREFVAACAVTGTGLCLCGTAGCSTFTKKGNTPGAEGDAYTIDEGNLLVLNLENIPELSVDGGSVKIIDERLSDGVIVVRVSGDDYRAASLYCTHRGVELEYRPKKGHLVCASAGSSAFTLTGEKIKGPATSDLAVYPTQLEENRLVVTVTAA, from the coding sequence ATGACCGAACACAAGAAGCCCGACGACATCACCCGTCGGGAATTCGTGGCCGCCTGCGCGGTGACCGGCACGGGCCTGTGCCTCTGCGGCACCGCCGGCTGCTCGACCTTCACCAAAAAGGGGAATACCCCCGGGGCCGAGGGCGACGCCTACACCATCGATGAGGGAAATCTCCTCGTGCTGAATCTTGAAAATATCCCCGAGCTTTCGGTTGACGGCGGCTCGGTGAAGATCATCGACGAAAGGCTCTCCGACGGGGTGATCGTGGTGCGGGTGAGCGGAGACGATTACCGGGCGGCGTCCCTCTACTGCACCCACCGGGGGGTGGAGCTGGAATACAGGCCCAAGAAGGGGCACCTTGTCTGCGCCAGCGCGGGATCGAGCGCCTTCACCCTGACGGGCGAAAAGATAAAGGGCCCCGCCACATCCGACCTGGCGGTGTATCCCACACAACTCGAGGAAAACCGCCTGGTCGTCACGGTCACGGCGGCGTAA
- a CDS encoding 4-vinyl reductase, which translates to MEDRPVSNMTFRVMLLGISDIVGENGLRTLLRRTSLEKYRDNLPPSNENLEDCMVSEATRLDCAIEDIYGEKGAISILRQVGNMQAVWGIEENQAVAEALKQQFAGKSDIERATDILTITAAIISAQMDTTAWVEMENGALYYRDRSYVHCFDRTSGHPVCYVTEGFLMGLARWAAPNVRWRASEETCMAAGGDCCSFAVMCDDEGH; encoded by the coding sequence ATGGAAGACAGGCCGGTCAGCAACATGACATTTCGGGTAATGCTGCTGGGGATCAGTGATATCGTCGGCGAAAACGGGTTACGTACACTTCTGCGCAGAACGTCCCTGGAGAAATATCGGGACAACCTCCCACCAAGCAATGAGAATCTCGAAGACTGTATGGTATCGGAAGCCACACGGCTGGACTGCGCCATCGAGGATATCTACGGCGAGAAAGGTGCGATTTCCATTCTCCGTCAGGTCGGGAACATGCAGGCCGTATGGGGAATAGAGGAAAACCAGGCCGTAGCCGAAGCCCTCAAGCAACAGTTCGCCGGGAAGAGCGATATCGAGCGGGCAACGGACATCCTGACCATAACGGCGGCGATTATCTCCGCCCAGATGGATACCACCGCCTGGGTGGAGATGGAAAACGGCGCACTCTATTACCGGGATCGGTCGTACGTCCACTGCTTTGATCGGACGAGCGGACATCCGGTCTGTTACGTGACGGAGGGATTTTTGATGGGCCTTGCCCGGTGGGCCGCGCCGAATGTCCGATGGCGGGCATCGGAAGAAACCTGCATGGCCGCAGGCGGCGACTGCTGCAGCTTTGCGGTGATGTGTGACGACGAAGGACACTGA
- a CDS encoding WG repeat-containing protein: MKRKTAPHRGSTLPGAVRGICIVLCLVVTIPCLAKGESPVTWAIEPRFSDAKPFSGGLAPVMIDGMWGYIDASGDVVIEPRFHYAEPFSGGRAAVMIDGMWGFIDRTGSFVIPPVYFSAGNFSEGYAWVDTGTARVYIDVDGNQVITPDRFYWGGDVSEGLIPAMLGEYTGYVDLNLSVVIDARFHDAEEFCEGLAAVAIDGKWGFIDRTGRFVIEPEYAEAGDFSEGLASVMIVKDESILWGYVDEEGALIIEPTFSWAESFSDGLAAVYTDDGWGYIDRTGRMVIPPRFIQAGPFSEGLAPVCTGEGCGYIRHPDE, translated from the coding sequence ATGAAACGAAAGACCGCGCCGCATCGGGGGAGCACTCTCCCCGGTGCGGTGCGCGGAATCTGTATCGTCCTTTGTCTTGTGGTGACGATCCCCTGTCTCGCGAAAGGCGAATCCCCCGTCACATGGGCGATCGAGCCGCGATTTTCCGATGCGAAGCCCTTTTCCGGCGGCCTGGCCCCGGTGATGATAGACGGCATGTGGGGATACATCGACGCATCGGGCGATGTCGTGATCGAGCCCCGCTTTCATTATGCCGAGCCCTTCAGCGGGGGTCGTGCGGCGGTGATGATCGACGGCATGTGGGGCTTCATCGATCGCACCGGGTCCTTCGTCATACCCCCCGTTTATTTTTCCGCCGGTAATTTCTCCGAGGGATACGCCTGGGTGGACACCGGCACGGCCCGGGTGTATATCGACGTGGACGGAAACCAGGTGATTACCCCTGATCGGTTCTACTGGGGGGGAGACGTCTCGGAAGGATTGATACCGGCCATGCTGGGCGAATATACGGGGTATGTGGACCTGAATCTTTCCGTCGTCATCGATGCCCGGTTTCATGACGCCGAGGAGTTTTGCGAGGGCCTGGCCGCCGTCGCGATAGACGGGAAATGGGGCTTCATCGATAGAACCGGGCGCTTCGTCATCGAGCCGGAATATGCCGAGGCCGGGGACTTTTCGGAAGGTCTCGCCTCGGTGATGATCGTTAAAGACGAATCGATCCTGTGGGGGTATGTGGATGAAGAGGGCGCCCTCATCATCGAGCCGACGTTCAGTTGGGCGGAATCCTTCTCCGACGGCCTGGCGGCGGTCTATACCGACGACGGCTGGGGATACATCGACCGGACGGGACGGATGGTGATCCCGCCCCGGTTCATCCAGGCGGGGCCCTTCTCCGAGGGGCTCGCCCCGGTCTGCACGGGGGAGGGATGCGGGTATATCAGGCATCCGGATGAGTAG